In Candidatus Eisenbacteria bacterium, the genomic window AACCGTCGACGTTTCGCCATGGTCTCTCCTCCTCAGTTCCGGAGAGTCCACCTTAGCATGCTGTCCGATTATTGGGGACCACCTCTGTCAATCTCTATCACCTTTTGCACCATCTGCTTACACAACCACGGAATGTAGAGAGTCAACTGAAGGCCGGGCGGTTAACGACGCATGGGTACGGGGGTTACAGGCTCGGAATATTGAACTTAGCCCCCGCGGCTCCCTCGCGCACGATTCCAAAGACCCACAGTCCCCGCCTGTGGCTCAACCACGACGTGAAAGTCTCGGACTCTCGGGGATCGATAAGTCGCAGTGGGACAAGGCGGATGCAATTGAGTGGATGGACAGGTAGTCCGCCGCAACGAGGAGAGTAAGTTGTGGTAATCTATTAACAGCGCGATTCGTGTTTTTGTAAGGTCAAATGGAAGGGTGTTGGCGAATTATTTTGTGGGTCGGCCGTAGATCGAATGGAACCGCCCATGGTAATTGAGAGCGAACGAATCGAATGTGATACAGCATCCTTCGGACGGTCGGTAGCGCTTATTCTCCTGCTGGCGCTCGCGCTTCGTCTCCTTCTCTTCTTCCTGACTTTGAATTATCAGCCGAGGTACGATGAAAACCGCTATCTTGAGCTCGCCGGGAGTCTGGCGGCCGGAGAAGGATTCAAGACCGGAGACCAACTCTCGGCGAGACCCCCCCTCTATCCCTTTTTTCTTTGCGGTATTCAAAAACTTTTCGGCGAAGGGCTGGTCCCGATCCGTTTGGTGCAGATCTTCCTGTCGCTCATCATCGTGTGGGCGGCCATGGTGCTCGGGAGGCGTGTGGGCGGTTCCCGTACCGGTGTCTGGACGGGACTCATCATCGCGGTCTACCCCGAATTCGTCGCGTTTCCAATACTCGCCTTTTCAGAAAATCTCTATGTCCCTCTTCTGATCACCGCCCTCGCTCTTCTCGTGAGTCCAACCGGAAATGTCTCTTATCGGTCGTTAATCGTTGCGGGCTTTATGCTCGGGCTTTCGGCTCTTTCCCGTTCCATCGCGGTCCCGATCACTCTTTTCTCGGCGGCCGGCATGTTCGTTGCCGGAATCCGAAGAGACCGTTTCCCGCTATTTAGAGTGGCTCTCCTCCTTGCCGTCGTTTTCCTGGTCATCGCCCCCTGGACGATTCGCAACTATCGGGTTCTGGGAAGCTTCATTCTGATCGATAGCCATTCTGCTATCACTCTCTATACCGGCAACAATCCCTATATTCCGGATTGGTACGCCGAAGGCCCCACGACCCGTCGGACGGTGCCGGAGGGAGAGGAATTCTGGAGAGAAAAGCTTCCTTCGCCCGGCATCGGAACGGAGGAGAACCGCCAAGCCTTACTTCGGGGGCTCACTATCCAATACTGGAAGGAACACCCAGGAATGGCGGTCCGGAAGAGTGCGCTCAAACTCGCGAGATTCATCGGGGGAGGAGATACGGGAATCCGGCAGGTGTTCACTCCGAAGAAGAGGCAAGCCGTACTACCTCCCTGGCTCGTGCTCCTGAACGTCTTCACCGTTTTTGTATCGATTTTGGCTTTTACCGGTACGGTAGTGGCATCAGTCACCAATCGTGCCTGGAAGAGTAATGGGAAGGAATTACTAGCCGCTTTCCTGCTCGCCAACTTGATTATCCACGTGTTTGTTTTCGCCATCGCGAGGCATCGCGTCCCCATCCTGCCGGTTTTGTTTGTGTTCTCCGTCCGGGTTCTCCTCTCCCGCCGTTTCGTTTGGAGTGCATTTCGGAAACGGGCTATCGGTTGGGCTCTGGTAGCATGTCTATGGGGGTTCGGGATCCTGAGCCTGTTT contains:
- a CDS encoding glycosyltransferase family 39 protein, with amino-acid sequence MEPPMVIESERIECDTASFGRSVALILLLALALRLLLFFLTLNYQPRYDENRYLELAGSLAAGEGFKTGDQLSARPPLYPFFLCGIQKLFGEGLVPIRLVQIFLSLIIVWAAMVLGRRVGGSRTGVWTGLIIAVYPEFVAFPILAFSENLYVPLLITALALLVSPTGNVSYRSLIVAGFMLGLSALSRSIAVPITLFSAAGMFVAGIRRDRFPLFRVALLLAVVFLVIAPWTIRNYRVLGSFILIDSHSAITLYTGNNPYIPDWYAEGPTTRRTVPEGEEFWREKLPSPGIGTEENRQALLRGLTIQYWKEHPGMAVRKSALKLARFIGGGDTGIRQVFTPKKRQAVLPPWLVLLNVFTVFVSILAFTGTVVASVTNRAWKSNGKELLAAFLLANLIIHVFVFAIARHRVPILPVLFVFSVRVLLSRRFVWSAFRKRAIGWALVACLWGFGILSLFVRS